Part of the Solanum pennellii chromosome 10, SPENNV200 genome is shown below.
tatagACAGATGTATTCTGTTCTGATTATTGATACACCCCGAGTATTTCGAATAAGAATCTTTGCATCAATTGAAACTATTTCCTCTTAGATTTGAGAAATCTGAGGTCCTACAACTTCTATATTCTCTAGAATTCAGAAGGTATCATTCCTTTGATCGACATAAAGCAACCGATACATATCCAACTTTGGTGGCTACGGTGTTGTCACCAAATTTGCATGATGCATGATAAATTTTGGCATGATATATGAGCGATGAGTAATACAATTATATTTGAGGTTATAACTCATGCTACAATACTAGTTGTTTTCTGTAAAAGAGATAggattttactttttgttttcttttgatttctgTTTTCCCTCCAGGTCTGTTTCTGATAAAACACTCTGCTCATAGATGACTTGAGAAAGCAAACACACCAAAATAATCCCAAGAACTGCACCTTTTCTCCAGTCAGACGACGAAGAGATGAAAACATCTGCAATTCCAACTACTACAAGGCCTATAAATGCAAGGTAAACAATCCTTCTAGTCGTCGATCCAGCATTTTCTCTACTAAGTTGCTTAATCTTCTCCATCTCCTCCTTAGCTTTTGCTTTGTCCACGGCCACGGTTCGTCTTTGCCTTAGGTTCTTAAAGAAAAGCCATTCATTTCTTTCCTCCTCCATTTGGCCTTCAAAATCTGTTAACTTCTTTTCATTCTCTTCTATCTCTTGTTTGTTCAACCCCACTGAATCTTCAAAAGCTTGCATTTGGTTCTCTATATTCACCATTATCTGCTCCACAaacaaaaccaaaataaataaataacaatgttAATATTCAGATATGAAATCCAAACTCTATATATCGTCACTCAACTAATAGTTATTATATCAGAAAAGTCACTTCTTTTGTTAAATGTGACTATTAGTTAAGTGACCATACGAGAAATTAACTCATTAACGGACCCTTGCACCAGCTTCATCTAGTTCTTTAAGGGCATTTTCACCAATCTGTTCCATTTCACAATTGGCTTCTTCAGCAAACTGTGTTAGATATGCAGATCTTTCATCTAAGTATTCGGTTAGACGGACTTTCTGTGTTTGAAGCTGAACAATTGTGGCAAGCAATTCTTGTTTACGCGTATCTCCTTTACCATCTGAATCTGAATTTCTTGAGTACTTGCACAAGGAAATGAAGGTCTTTTTCCTCCTAAAACAACTTGTTCTGTTAAAAGAAGCTTGTTGTGTAGGTGTTAATGAGGAATGAATAGATTTTACATGGatcattttctttgaatttgcACAAGTTTAGGTTAGGAAGATGAGTGTTGAGAGCTAAAGATTAGTAACTATGAGAGGGATGCAATGGAAGAACTTTTGAACCTCTAATTAAAACTACATTatccatttcatttttttttgagaaagaggTCATTATTTTTGGGTGGTCCTTATGGGACTTAAaagaagttattgtatttttttaatgatatgaCTTTCGGagattttcttataaaatctTTATGAATCTTCCGTAGGGAATAGAGATAttctcaatttttcgtgtgtaaACCTATGAATATTGGTGACATGACTATTTTAAAAATGgatacttttaaaattatactaTCCCAATTATATTGGTTTCTCTTCGATATCGGTtagatttgattaattttcgTTTTTTCTTTGCTTTTAAAATATCTCTCAAAATATACTACTATTAAAATAATCCTTTCACAAACATGTTCttgaagaagaactttgatTCTTCACCAAGAAGACAAGAATGTTAAACTTTGTTGTCGTATTATTCGATCTTAAACTTTTAATAAGAGTGTTTGCATAGATTCTACTATATTATTTGATAGTATCTATTacattatcttttaattttaagcTTAATTAAGTACATACTAATTAAAAAGCAAAGACCCAAAATCGTGTAGTCACCAAAGGCCTAGGACctatgttatatttatatttaaaaatattataaaatatacttatatattaaatttaacatattgttaatgtataaaatatatttacatcATGTAAGGTTATTCGGTTGGtaaattttagggttttttcataaattaaaaagacCATTCTAATTGTTTAGGACggttatatatttaaataaaagttcacaattttattaaaaaagtaaCATAAGGTTCGATTTGGTCGATTTgatctttttttcatattaatttacactatatatattttacatatatggTGTGCTTAAGTTTTGATTCAGATCATTACGCTTCACTACAAATATTATATCACTTGACATATATAATCTCATCATTAGTTTCCATTACCAAttgaattaactttttttaGGCAAAATCtatatgatatgttatatgctaATTTCCAACAACATAGTTGTATAGTTGCTTTAATTTCATTAAGAACTTGGTCTGGATAAATTAGGTATTAGAAGGGCAAAGTGTACTAATACTCAATTTTGACATtgtcatttaatttatattttcattagtTTCCTTTTACGTGTctatttattcaatatatatatagtttcagATACGTGATATCTTAAGTTAATCTTAAAGTTTATTTGTGCCTCACTTCAGTTATTTTTGTTCGAATTTACTAGTCATATATTTGCGTGAACTTCAAATAAAGAAgacgaaaaaataaaataaattgaacttCAATCATATGTGACTTTAGACTATTTTACAAAATACTGAATATATATTATACCGAGTCCAAGAAATTCTTGATTGTTAGAAACTAAGTGCGCTCGAGCTGAATATTAGTTAAACAAAGGTCATAACTACTAATTAtctcccttttcttttttattatatatttctttttcacatTATTGtacaaacaaatataaaaaacatgaaatatatagtttattcccgttattattatttttccttaaaattacTTTGAGATGGGGGAGATAGATGAGGCATGGGCGAAAATACTCAGTAATGTTTGAACTCAATAACTTTGATCTAAACTgtgttattatatatatcatatatacaactaaaatatatcaattgtaACGACTCAAATAGTCAAATTCAATAGTATGTCGAATACATGAATACGCCTCCGTAGACGTATACGTATCTACATGTGAGTGTGGGTGGGTGGTTGACAATAGGATCCAACGATCGATTGGTTGAAGTTAAAGTCTTAACTTTGAAACAATGTTTATATAATACTTAATATCATATTCACTGTTAGCTAGCTAATAAAGGTAATTATAGTGAtctatctttttatatataaatcatgaaaacaatttaacaactaatttatttagttcttCGAACGTGTAATTAACTCCCATATCCTGTCAccaaaaacaatttatttattattctagtTCCTAATTTAGTTAAGCTTTAATTTTATCCTTTTATTTTCCACCAAATTTGGTGATAATTATTGAACTATGCTTGAGGGTTTTGACACGTTTCTTTTCATTAGCAacacaattttaatattttggtttACCACTTAATTATGAGTTAGATTTTTGGCTATTACAATTGGCTTTAATTTGTcgattttgaataattttttattgatttctcgatcttatatttgaatttgattgaTTCAGATGatacacaaattttattttgaagagtACAATGCTCTCTCGTGTACAAACAGATCAAATGAGACAAAGCTCTTCAATTATTCTCACTTTTATCCCTCTATATTGTATATCATGATCTTCAAAATAATAGTACCGAAAACATCCTTAAATTTTACgtaaattatttgttttgtctTTATATTATTCAATCTTAAAAAAAACACTCTTgattaactaaatttaaatacaattttGTGCTTGCCACATGAGTGAAATACATCCATAAATTATCGTCAAATTTAGAATCATTTCAACActtctcatgaacttttttTAAGAGTCTCATGCTTTTACAAGAGTTTAAGATCACTTATTATGTCATGTGACAAATACGGAATGTATTTAAGTTTAAATAGTCAAGTAGAAGAGTATTTTTAAGACTATCAATAGTTTAGAGACGAAACTACAAATTAACGctaaattgagaaatattttcaaatacttctACTCTTAttttaatacaatataataatgTACCAATGGGAAATTTTTGTATGTTTAAACTGCCTCATGCAATGGACGAGGCCTATAAGCAAAGTCTCCTAGTATTAACTACCTAGGATCTTTTTTAATACTTAAAATAGTTTTCTACTATGATTTTGTTGTCTTGCATGCTTATGTCCTTCATGCATGGGGATTTTCTTATGTATAAAACATCTAATACTTAATATTtactaaatcaataatatattgtGATCAtctaatttaaaagttttttttcatttaaatttacGCCACCCCCTGTGTATCCTCATTTCTTCTTGAGGTAAGTTAAAAAGAGAAGTACGTTGAAAACATCATTAAATTCtgtgtgaattactatttttattcttGAACTATTGACGGTCTCAAAAACACCAATTAACTTAACTTAAAAACACACCAGATCTTGTAACATGAGTGAAATATACACCTCTAAGTTTTCGTCAAGTCTAATTTAAGTATGTTTTCAATACTTCTTTCGACAAAGAGGTATTTTAGAACTATCCACT
Proteins encoded:
- the LOC107002466 gene encoding uncharacterized protein LOC107002466, with the protein product MIHVKSIHSSLTPTQQASFNRTSCFRRKKTFISLCKYSRNSDSDGKGDTRKQELLATIVQLQTQKVRLTEYLDERSAYLTQFAEEANCEMEQIGENALKELDEAGARIMVNIENQMQAFEDSVGLNKQEIEENEKKLTDFEGQMEEERNEWLFFKNLRQRRTVAVDKAKAKEEMEKIKQLSRENAGSTTRRIVYLAFIGLVVVGIADVFISSSSDWRKGAVLGIILVCLLSQVIYEQSVLSETDLEGKQKSKENKK